tcgagaccatcctggtaaacatgatgaaactcctgtatctactaaaaaaatgcaaaaattagcctggcgtggtggcgtgcgcctgtagtcccagctactcgggaggctgaggcaggagaattgcttgaacccgggaggtggaggttgcagtgagccgagatcgcacgactgcactccagcctggcactgcattccagcctggtgcctggcgacagagcgaaactctgtcttaaaaaaaaaaaaaaaatcccctgctTTGCACCTTGGCTGAATTTTAAAAGTCCCAAGTAGACTCAAGAGTCCCATGGTAAACTGTTCTcctactggttaaaaaaaaaagaaaaaaaaatcatagtctAAGGAGGCCAAGGGAGTCTCCCTAGCAGGTCAGCACAAAGGAAACAAGACTCAGCAATCTAAGTACCCAAGTGGTGCCCTTTCTTCACCACCTGCCAATACCCTCCTTCCTCCTACTGCCTTCCCCCTAcccacttcttcttttttttttttttttttgagacggagtttcgctcttgttacccaggctggagtgcaatggcgcgatctcggttcaccgcaacctccgcctcatgggttcaggcaattctcctgcctcagcctcctgagtatttgggattacaggcacgcgccaccacgcccagctaattttttggtatttttagtagagacggggtttcaccatgttgaccaggatggtctcgatctcttgacctcgtgatccacccgcctcggcctcccaaagtgctgggattacaggcttgagccaccgcgcccggcctccccctACCCACTTCTATTGGGATGAACTGGTTCAGAGCAGTAGTCAGGTACAGGCACTGGCAGAGTGGGGCTGCCAAGGGCTGTGGCCCTGGAGGAGGTGATTGGATGCTCTCTGCTGGCCCCATGCCCAGTGACAGTGTTGTCTGTATTGCATTTATGAGCTTCATtctcactcacccacccacacAGAGCCAACCCTCCCAGCTCAGAATTGCTCAGTGGGGAACAGCTGAGCTATAACTATGACCCAGCTCCCAAAGGCCTGGGCCCAGACACCTGGAAGACAGCACCCTCCACTGGTCAAAGGATAGCCTGACTTCTATCAGAAGTTGATCCTAGAGATAATCTTTTCCCCCTTtcagtgaaaatgaaaaaaaaggggCGGGGGATGATTCTTACAACATGGATGGTTCAGTACTCCTTCTGGAAGCGTAAAGGCTGAAACAGTTCACTAACTGGAGTGCATGTTGGAAGAGAAGGAGCCCGATCAAGAGCAGCCTTGGGCCCCAGgggaaagaaacacagaaagcaGAAGGCAAGATTTTCAGAGTGGGGAAACAGAGTAATACCGGGTGTGGGGAGCAGGGTGCCCTGAACAGTACAGGAACATTCAGCGTCTGAGGAGCAGTGTCTCCTCCAACCCTCCAGGCTGACCTCAGTGCACTGGCCAGGCCCCCTACCTTGGAGGTAAATGATTTGATCTTCCCAAAGAGTGACTTCTTGCTGGTAAAGATGAGGTCGTCTTCCACATCCTCACCTTCCATGATGGCACAGCTGTCAGCTGCCGGCAGGTCACAGTCCTTGAGGGTAGCATTCATTACCAGCTTGGAATACTTGTACTCTAGTCTATGGAACAGGAGGATGGGAAAGACAAGATCCTAAAATGTAGGAATAAGGGGGAAAGAGGTAGAGAGGTTGGGCTACGAGCGGGTCCTACTCCCATGCCATGGGTAAGGAGACTGAAGCATGGCAAAATGGTGTCTGGGCTGGGGGACCAGAAGGAATTTGGTTCCCAGTTCAGTGATCTTTCTTCCTTAAGGCTGTCTGTTTCTGTGATCTCAAAGCTTAATGGAATATTGACATCATAATGTCATTCTCTGTATTGTTAAAAATAGCAACGCATTAAGGATACCCTTTGCTTTTGAGAATCTAACACCCATTTATAGACTGCCACCATGGTACCATCCCTGTTCAGGAGTCAGGATGCCCAAAGCATACACTAGGTAAGTGGCTCAACAAGCCTCTGACCAGAGTCACAGAGTCTGTAGCCAACTCTGGAGAAAAACCCCATGAGTTGATACTTTCAGATGTTCTCCCGGATCAATAATCCAACCCTGTCCATCCCCAGACTCCAATACCCCATCATGTACTTTTGATTCTTCTTCCAAAAGTAGCAGGTCAAGACAGTGAGCAGGACGGCAGTGCAGGTGCCTGCAGAGATGCCCACTTTCAGCCAGAAATCTATGGTTTTGCAGATGGTGACTCTCTGCTCAGGCAGAGAGATGCCACCAGAGCATAGCTTGGGTTCTCGCCACACGTAAGTAGTCTTCTGTTGgggagaaaaataaggaaatcagCTCGCCCATTCCCTTCTCTCTTGGGAGTGCCCGGTCAGAGGGAAACCCACCTGGATCCCAGCCACACAGCTGCTGATGATAGCGTGGTAGTCAGCCACTGAGCAGAGCGGGCAAGCAGCCGCGCTCTCCcacaggaagtggaagttgcagccATCACAGGTCCCAGCCGAGCACGTTCTAGCAAAGCAGAAAGCAGACCTGAGCTCTCACTCGCTGGACCGTTGGGGAAGATCTGGTTGGAGGCCTGTTACCTCACAGCTTGTCTGATTTATCCTCTCCCTGCCCAACTGTCAGCCCTCCCAGGATCCTTGCAACTAGTCCTTAACACAGGTTTTGATCTCTGATTTCATGGATGATAAGAGgccttcctggcctccagtggGCTCCCCACCTTCTGCTGGCTTATGTTTTTGCTAACATCACATGGGAGCCATTGAAGGTGTCTGAGCTCTAGCATGGCTGACCCATGAACCCCTCTGAGGATCCTGTCCTCCTCACGGATTTGCAACATTTTGCAATAGCCCCTTTGACACAGCTTCCTGGGGGTGAGACTGGAGTTGAGGTGGGGTTGAGGAATGAACTTCTGGTCATGGATACCTGCTATGTACTTTACTGTGGTGTTTACAACAGCAAGAGCACTCAGATACCACTAGTGGGTCAAGACGCCCTGCTCTGCTCCCTGTCTCCCCAGTCAGCTGTTTAGGTGAGGCGTTTCCAAAACATATTCCTCAAGATGCTAGTGCCCATCAAGATGTTAGTTGCTGTTATATGAAGAGGGGAGGCGTGTCCTGTGGTCATATTCATTTGGAAgttttttatttagttcattcaGCTAATAAAACTCAGAACTGGGAATTCTAGTTGCAGAGAGATTCTTAGGATCCCTAAACCTTGACTAGTCCTCATAATGGCGGAGATCATGAAATGTCCTAAAGCCtccttgtctcatttaatcctcaaaacaactccCTCAGGCAATTTAGCATTATACCCATTTTTGtactgataagaaaaaaagagatctaAAGAAGGGAAGAAACATATCCTAATAACGTAGCTAGTAAGTGGAGGTGATGATTCAATCCGGCTCTCAGCCGAGCTGTTGGTTACTGTGCTACGCAGCTGCCACCATAATGGTCCTGGAATATGATGAGGGTAGCTTTCActcttccttctgcctcattCTTGCCATCTGAAGATTGAGGTTTTGGGGCCATGACTGTGCCCCTAAGAGCCCGTAAATGCATCTCAAactcttttttgctctttttcagTAATCTCTGGATCTCAGGATGGCATGACTTCAAGGAAGGGAGATTTTGGCCTTTGTTACACCCCTTTGCGGGGCTTACCCTGGCAGCAACAAACTTCCAGGGACAGTTTTCTGTGGACTGCATCTGACACGGATAGTGGTTGATCTCCCAGAACTGCAGGACTGGGTCACATCATTGGACCTGCAGAGAAAGCCAACCCCCACAGGGGAATGAGTCACTCAGCTGTGTTATTGGACAGCCACCAGGTGAAATCAGCATGGAGCAATTCCTTAGCTGGGGAAGTCAGGACTGGGGCTTTAACCTAGCACACGGGGTGTATACGTGGACGGGTGGGGATCAATGCAGTCAAGGGGGAAATGCCCTGGTTTCAGAAAATCATGGCTAGCGTACACTGGAGCCTGCTTAGGCTGGACGGGAAGTCCACTGCAGATCATCCAGTATTTCTCCTTGCCTCTAGGGCAGACCTGCTCCAGTAAtacccaagaagctgggattggGCACTCTCAGCCTTTAGCTATCATGACTGGACAGATCTGCTGGACCTTAGACATGTTCTGGCTTGATAAGCAGTAGGTGGCTAGAGAGGGAGGTATGCAGCAGAAATTATGCAGGAGTCCTAGGTTTCACTTGCATTAACCTAGCCTCTCATCTTCACCTATAAAAGAAGATCACGTCCGGTATTCCCAAGGACTCCGGGTGGAAAAGTTCAGCTGGGGAGGTGATTCCATCCAGAGTCATATCTGTTGTCACCCCTGCCAAATTAGAGCTCCTAATTAGTTCCCACTAGTAGCATTAGCTGGCAACCACTTCAATTCTTCCAAAACCTATCAACATGCAACCTCACTTCATCTCATCACATCCCTGAGTGGCTTATGAAAGGGGTGACCCAAGGGTTTGTCAGAGGTCCCGGGAGCACTTGGCATACAGAACGGAATAGAAAACACAGGTCAAGAGGTTGGGCCCCTCATGTGGGGCCTTTTATTTCCCAGCCTGGTAACcttacactcacacacacgcgcgcacacacacacacacacacacacacacacactcaaacaagGCTGAAGCAGCAGAGTTACTCACCAATAAGTCGGTCAGCAAGGCTGACAGGCTGTGAGGAAACCCCGGCCTTGTAGCCTGTCACCTCTGTGGGGATGATGACTGCCTGGCAGATGTAGGCTGTGATAGATTTGGAGAACCCTGACTCACCCTCAGGAATCCGGAGGTCAGTGACATTGTCGGTGCACACAGACATTTTCCTACCCtggttggggagtggggaggaagaagTGGGAAGAAGTGAGTGGGCAAGAGGAATTTCCAGAAGGAAATAGGGAAGGCTTTTTTACATctaaattttcagttttccagTGGTGTGTTGTAGGGGAATGTTATTCAATCCAGGTCTAATGACAAGAcagatctgttgcccaggctggagtgcaaaggtgcaatcatagctcaaatcataaaattaaaaaatcataaaatcatagctcaaatcataaaataaaaaatcataagtcgatgccttgacctcctgggttcaaatgatcctcctgcctcagcatcctgagtagctggaaccacaggggaggttttttgcttgtttgtttgtttttgtttatgtttttgttttggtagagttagggtctctctgtgttgtccaggttggtcttgaactcttgggcccaatcctgcctcagtctctcagagtgctgggattagatgggtgagccactgtgcccagccaacattttcagtgttataaattttattatacatgGTGCTAATCTGGTgtctcttagctttttttttttcttctagattgtAAAAAGTAGATGAGCTTAAAAACTGAAGGAAATCTTTACATTACAGTAAAACAAAGAGTTCTTTTGTCTTTGAACTAATGATCTGTGGTGTGGCAGTATACCATAAGCAtttctagaaaaggaaaagagtagagaaaaaaaatacacagtttcCCCAAATTTCCCACCTTCATAGCTCTTCATAATTCACTGAGTGACCCTTTTGCTACATGGAGGCTGCTTTAATCAGTCTTATTTCCTAAGTTATCATGACCTGTTACTTCTGAGGCTTCATTTTAACCTCTTCAAAGACttctgaaaacaagaaataaactaGTCTTTCATACATTCGTTTATTTCTTGAcgtgttctttatatatataaacacccATTAACGTCTTTGTATGGTGCAGAAGATGGTCAGAGCTCTATGATGTGAAGGCCTTACCATCGACAGAGTCAAAGACTGAATGCTCAAGATgctctttattttgtaactgtttttttttttttttttttttttttagatggagtcttgctgtgttgcccaggctggagtgcagtggcatggtctcagctcattgcaacctccactttctggattcaagcaactctcctgcctcagcctcccaagtagctgggactataggcgtgcgccactatgcttggctaatttttgtatatttggtagaaacggggtttcaccatgttggccaggctggtcttgaactgcaaacctcaggtgatctacctgccttggcctccaaattgctgggattacaggcataaaccactgtacccagtctaTTTTGTAACATTTGAAATGAACTTTCCAACTTCTAATTGTAGCTTGTTTGCAGTTTAGTCACGTGCAGTGGGGGGATTAACCTTGACATTTCTGCCTTTGAATTTTGGATCTGAAATATTTGCAGCAGCATGAAATGGCTGATGGTGACAATCTTTCCTTATAAAGCATTTCATGTTACTTTCTTTTGTGCTGTCAGCAAAGAGACATGTGGATGAACCAGAAACAGTTGATTTTATCCAGCCTGTAGAAAACAAGCAACAAATGCAGTAATTGCTGAAGACTGCTTTTtcaaggaaggggaaaaaaacccttcctcctggatatttttaaatatactcatTCTGAGGAAATAAAGGGCAGGTAAAAGTAAAAGAACatcttattttaaacatatttattttcctaagtgTTTATAATCCTGATTATTTAATTTTAGGGGGAAATGTCCTCAGggagaataatatttaaaaatctgccgggcgcggtggctcacgcctgtaatcccagcgctttgggaggtcgaggcgggtagatcacgaggtcaagagatcaagaccatcctggtcaacatggtgaaaccccgtctctactaaaaatacaaaacattagctgggcatggtggcgtgtgcctgtaatcccagctactcgggaggctgaggcaggagaattgcctgaacccaggaggcggaggttgcggtgagccgagatcgcgccattgcactccagcctgggtaacaagagcgaaactccgtctcaaaaaaaaaaaaaaaaaaagaagagtatttaaaaatctttgaggccgggcatggtggctcacacctgtaatcctagcactttgggaggcagaggcggatggatcacaaggttagacgttcgagaccagcctggccaacatggcaaaaccccatctctactaaaaatacaacattaaccaggcgtggtggttggtgcctgtaatcccagctactcaggcagctgaggcaggagaatcaattgaatcctggaggcgaatgctgtagtgagccgagattgtgccactgcgctccggcctgggcgacagagccagagcaagactctgtctcaaaaaaaaaaaaaaaaaaaaaaaaaaaaaaaaaaaaaaaaaaaatctgaagctcCCCAATCCCCTGCTGCCTGAATGGTTTTCTCTTGTGTCTGTCTCTGGCCTCTGATCCACGGGCTTCCCCCATTCAATTCTCACCCTGTCAACTGGCATACCTTACCTGGTTTCCACAGAGACTGAGGGTAAAGTGATGGAAGTATTTCAGCCCTTTGGAAGTGAAGCTTGGTCCTCCAGCAAGAGTGATAGTGTTTGGCAATGCAGAGAAGTTATAGTTGAAAGTCCTGGTTGGAGCGTGGCGTGAGAAGGTGCAATCGTTGTAGCACAGAGAGTGGATCTGAGGGGGAGAGGGGTGGGTCAGGCCAGCTGCTCAGGCCGGGCCTTGAGGGGCTGCGGCCAAGAGTAACAGTTTTCTCCCCAGTCTGTTGCTGCCCAATTTGGGTaatgaggaggaagaaaggattaGGGGTGGCCagtaaaagaagagaaacaggcACTAGTGGGATTGATGTATATGTTGCCATTCAGTTATTAGCACATATATATGATGGACAAATCCAAACCTATTATTTTTCAGAAGGGAGTTCAGTCAAATTCTACAGCCTTATCCCTGTGCCTAGATTATAGAAGCTTCTCAAGACACGAGAGGACCCTTTTTACTTTCGAGCAGAAGACAATGAGGTGCTACTAGCCAGAAAAGGGTATATGAGATGGAAGAGAAACCCCTcttgctccctcctccctccctcacagTGTAAAACTCACTGAACCCTGCTGCTTCCTGTTTCTTGGGTTCTCTGTAGAAAACTGAACtccaaaaggaaattttcttcccATAAACTCTTTCCTTGCTCTGTTTTACGGTCACCATTCAGAGGCAGCCGCACACAACTGTCATTTCCTCCCACAGCAGCAGAGGGAGCTCCAGGGAAGGAAGGTTGTGGCAAAAGTCCAGGGTACCCCAAAGAGGTTGCCAGGGGTCTGTAGAATCGTTGCACTTATTGCACAGATGAACTAGGCAACGTTCATGGAGTACATATTGATAGTGCCTTACAGATGTATATGATCAGTAAAATACACATTCATTTAAAGGCATTGCTTAATATCTAAGAACTTTTAGTCATAAGTACTTCTCAGATGCACAAAGTTCATGGGGACAGCAACACTGCTTATCCACCTtacttatttattagtttttaaaggtgcctttatttttatttatttttaaattagacacagggtcttgctctgtcacccaggctggagtgctgtggcacaatcatggctgatTACAAcctgaacccctgggctcaagtgatcttcacacctcagcctcctaaagtgttgggattataggtgtgagccactgcacccagccgtttGCCACTTAGGAAAGGAATCCTTACACTTGTAAAGCTGAGAAGCCACTGGGATAGAAGATAACAATGCCAGTTATTCATATATCCCAGCAATGGTTGGGTTTCTATCTTTTCAAAGAAGAAGGGGCAGCTTTCCATAAAAACAGGCTGGATTGGACAATGCTGAACATAAACCACAGGCCCCACCCCACTGTTCCTTCCCTCTAGGTCTCTGCACAGATGCCAAATAACCCTCTGGACCAGACAGTCGCCAACCTCTCTTACCTGCCAACTGAAGATGAGACTTGTCAGTGACTAAGTCCTGAACCCTGGAAATCAAGCCCTGCTCACCCTCCACAGTCACAGCCTAGATGTCCTCCAGGACTCCAACCTACGAGTATGCTAAGGGGAGCACTTGGGTATCAGCCTCTCAAGAACCCCACCCAGGACCCAGCATCTTGTGATGTCATCCAACCAGAGGGCCAGGTTTAGAATGCATGCCAGACTGCAGGTACCTTGTTGCTCTTGGTTCCTGGACCGCAGGGCACACAGGCCTGGACACCATAAGGCTGGTGGGCTTTCAGAATTGTATTAGGGGGGCAGGAGTGGCATGTTCCTGAATCTCGGTCAATATAGTAACCAGGAGGACAAGAGGTGCAGGAGGAGCCCACGTCAGAGGCTTCTAGGGCACAGGGATGGCAGTAGGAGGCCACGCCATCTATGACATTGGTGACATTGATGGAGTAGATCTTGGCGACATCATTGGTGTACTTCCGGCTCTGGAgacaaggaaacaagagaggaggGGGGAGGCCTGAGAGAGCAGCAACAATTGAGGCCTCTCGAATAAGCAAGGTacttagtctttcttttttttctttcttttttttttttttttttgagatggagtttcgctcttgttacccaggctggagtgcaatggcgcgatctcggctcaccgcaacctccgcctcctgggctcaggcaattctcctgcctcagcctcctgagtagctgggattacaggcacgcgccaccatgcccagctaattttttgtatttttagtagagacggggtttcaccgtgttgaccaggatggtctcgatctcttgacctcgtgattcacccgtctcggcctcccaaagtgctgggattacaggcttgagccaccgcacccggcccggtACTTAGTCTTCCATCCTGTGATAGTCAAGAAGAATCTTACAAGCATCCGACTCTTTGTACTCACTTGCCAGTAGCTCTTCACGTGCAGCTggtgtcattttaaaatgagacttaACCATTTATAggacatagaaaaatattaagtgcCATGGGGAAAATACGCAATGGATGCTTTTTTATGAAAAAAGCAAGGCTTTTCCttgtaaacaagaaaaaagacatttgtaGAGAAATAGAGTGTACAGGAGATGCTCCAGGTGTTAACTGGTTTATCTCTGGGTAGCGGGATTATggctgattttatttcttatttttgtttatttctattttctgagttttctgcAATGAGCCTGTATTCCTTtgagttaagaaaataaaagcagagttgttattatttaaaaaaaaaaacaggtctgGTACCACATGTATCAGGGCAGGGACTACAAGGAGGGCCAGCTTATTTCTTATGGTGTCATCTTTCCGGGAAGTCATTTGACAAGACTAGGTGGTCCTCAGAGGGCTGGGTTAGGCAGTTTTCTGCTCGACTCCCTAAGAGCCTTCTAACCCTTGGATTCAGAACTTCAGACTCATACTTAAGCTAATGCTAAGaatcctcctgggttcagagtGTCTCTCCTGGGAGCTGGGTGTCTGAGGAAGGGGAGAAACTTACTGCCTCATGAAAAACAGtcctttggaaggcccaggtgaaGCTCGTGGTGGCGTTCTCCTCAATGATGTAGGTATAGGACTGTTTGCCTTTGGAACCTTTCCAGGTCTCCACAGGAGTGTTGGTCCTGGATTGCATACCCTGAACCCAGGACAGACAAGTGAAGAGGGTGTGATGGCCAGAGGGAAACTGGGTGCCCATGTGGCTGCCATCCCTGTGCCCTTGTTAAACTGTGAAGTCCCTGCTGGTCAGTCTGGGCCTTTCCTCCGTGGAATCACTACAAGTGGGGTGTCAGTCACGTGGACATACCGATGGGGCAGATCGGACTAACCCTCCCCTGGAGGCCCTATGGCGGGCAAAGAAAGGAAAACGCACCACCATGAAGTAGAGCTCACAGTTCACCGAACAGATGGTCTCAAAGACAAACGTGATTCTGGCCACCTCTTTATTCTCTGTGTCTGCCATCAACGACTGTGGAGGTCTGTAGGGGCAGAAATTAAAAGCCAGTTCTAGAGGCCAGGCAGTGCTTACTGAAGAGCCCAGACAACAGCAGAGGGTCTGCTGGGGGACAGGATTAGCTTCCGAGCATAATGGAAAGTGTGTGGACTAAACCCAATTCTGCCCtcctagctttgtgaccttgaccCAGCCAAACcatagtttccttatctgcaaaatggaggtGATAAAATCTCTTTCTTACCTACCTCCCATCATTGCGGGGAGACCCGAAGGCCTGACAGATGTGGAGGTGCTTTATAAAATGCTGTATCACCTCACTAGCAGAATATGGTCTGCAGATTCGCAGCATGGCCATCTCCCTGAGTTTATTACAGCTGCAGAAACTCAGGCTCTTCCCAGACCCAGTGAATCAGAATCTGCGTGTTAATATGATTCCCAGGTGATTCGTGTGCACAtttaagtttgagaagcactgctatCATAAGACTGTAAATTGTTGACATATATTTGGCAGCTCTCTCTCCAGCTCTGGGGAGCTTTGCTGGGGTTAAAGGAGCGGAATTTGTGATCCAGCAAAGTCCTCAGTTTGGTCCTACTTTTGGGAAAGAGAGAGCTGCGCCCAAGTGGGCTGGGGTGGTAGCGGGGATGAGGCAGCAATTTACTACGGCCATCAGATTTGCAAACCGGAAAGTACTTTTTGAGTGTTACTCCAAAAGAGCCTAAAAAGTTTACTTGCCTTGCAAACACAGGCTGTATCTGGCCAGCTCGGAGTAATGTGTGTTAAGGGAAGGCAAACTGAGCACCATCCCAGGGATAGGCAGCAGGGACCTCGAAGGAGGGAATGAAGGTATCAAAT
Above is a window of Saimiri boliviensis isolate mSaiBol1 chromosome 11, mSaiBol1.pri, whole genome shotgun sequence DNA encoding:
- the ELAPOR1 gene encoding endosome/lysosome-associated apoptosis and autophagy regulator 1 isoform X3, producing MKDQSCKPCAEGRYSLGTGIRFDEWDELPHGFASLSANMEMDDSATESTENCTSSKWVPRGDYIASNTDECTATLMYTVNLKQSGTVNFEYYYPDSSIIFEFFVQNDQCQPNADDSRWMKTTEKGWEFHSVELNRGNNVLYWRTTAFSVWSKVSKPVLVRNIAITGVAYTSECFPCKPGTYADKQGSSFCKLCPANSYSNKGETSCHQCDPDKYSEKGSSSCNVRPACTDKDYFYTHTACDANGETQLMYKWAKPKICSEDLEGAVKLPASGVKTRCPPCNPGFFKTSNSTCEPCPYGSYSNGSDCTRCPAGTEPAVGFEYKWWNTLPANMETTILSGINFEYKGMTGWEVAGDHIYTAAGASDNDFMILTLVVPGFRPPQSLMADTENKEVARITFVFETICSVNCELYFMVGMQSRTNTPVETWKGSKGKQSYTYIIEENATTSFTWAFQRTVFHEASRKYTNDVAKIYSINVTNVIDGVASYCHPCALEASDVGSSCTSCPPGYYIDRDSGTCHSCPPNTILKAHQPYGVQACVPCGPGTKSNKIHSLCYNDCTFSRHAPTRTFNYNFSALPNTITLAGGPSFTSKGLKYFHHFTLSLCGNQGRKMSVCTDNVTDLRIPEGESGFSKSITAYICQAVIIPTEVTGYKAGVSSQPVSLADRLIGVTTDMTLDGITSPAELFHPESLGIPDVIFFYRSNDVTQSCSSGRSTTIRVRCSPQKTVPGSLLLPGTCSAGTCDGCNFHFLWESAAACPLCSVADYHAIISSCVAGIQKTTYVWREPKLCSGGISLPEQRVTICKTIDFWLKVGISAGTCTAVLLTVLTCYFWKKNQKLEYKYSKLVMNATLKDCDLPAADSCAIMEGEDVEDDLIFTSKKSLFGKIKSFTSKRTSDGFDSVPLKTSSGGPDMDP
- the ELAPOR1 gene encoding endosome/lysosome-associated apoptosis and autophagy regulator 1 isoform X4, with product MKDQSCKPCAEGRYSLGTGIRFDEWDELPHGFASLSANMEMDDSATESTENCTSSKWVPRGDYIASNTDECTATLMYTVNLKQSGTVNFEYYYPDSSIIFEFFVQNDQCQPNADDSRWMKTTEKGWEFHSVELNRGNNVLYWRTTAFSVWSKVSKPVLVRNIAITGVAYTSECFPCKPGTYADKQGSSFCKLCPANSYSNKGETSCHQCDPDKYSEKGSSSCNVRPACTDKDYFYTHTACDANGETQLMYKWAKPKICSEDLEGAVKLPASGVKTRCPPCNPGFFKTSNSTCEPCPYGSYSNGSDCTRCPAGTEPAVGFEYKWWNTLPANMETTILSGINFEYKGMTGWEVAGDHIYTAAGASDNDFMILTLVVPGFRPPQSLMADTENKEVARITFVFETICSVNCELYFMVGMQSRTNTPVETWKGSKGKQSYTYIIEENATTSFTWAFQRTVFHEASRKYTNDVAKIYSINVTNVIDGVASYCHPCALEASDVGSSCTSCPPGYYIDRDSGTCHSCPPNTILKAHQPYGVQACVPCGPGTKSNKIHSLCYNDCTFSRHAPTRTFNYNFSALPNTITLAGGPSFTSKGLKYFHHFTLSLCGNQGRKMSVCTDNVTDLRIPEGESGFSKSITAYICQAVIIPTEVTGYKAGVSSQPVSLADRLIGVTTDMTLDGITSPAELFHPESLGIPDVIFFYRSNDVTQSCSSGRSTTIRVRCSPQKTVPGSLLLPGTCSAGTCDGCNFHFLWESAAACPLCSVADYHAIISSCVAGIQKTTYVWREPKLCSGGISLPEQRVTICKTIDFWLKVGISAGTCTAVLLTVLTCYFWKKNQKLEYKYSKLVMNATLKDCDLPAADSCAIMEGEDVEDDLIFTSKKSLFGKIKSFTSKQPAPVTISLSEDF
- the ELAPOR1 gene encoding endosome/lysosome-associated apoptosis and autophagy regulator 1 isoform X1, with the translated sequence MAELGYSHHLSARGRGRTERLTPRLLQLLLWAGTAFQVTQGTGQELHACKESEYHYEYTACDSTGSRWRVAVPHTPGLCTSLPDPVKGTKCSFSCNAGEFLDMKDQSCKPCAEGRYSLGTGIRFDEWDELPHGFASLSANMEMDDSATESTENCTSSKWVPRGDYIASNTDECTATLMYTVNLKQSGTVNFEYYYPDSSIIFEFFVQNDQCQPNADDSRWMKTTEKGWEFHSVELNRGNNVLYWRTTAFSVWSKVSKPVLVRNIAITGVAYTSECFPCKPGTYADKQGSSFCKLCPANSYSNKGETSCHQCDPDKYSEKGSSSCNVRPACTDKDYFYTHTACDANGETQLMYKWAKPKICSEDLEGAVKLPASGVKTRCPPCNPGFFKTSNSTCEPCPYGSYSNGSDCTRCPAGTEPAVGFEYKWWNTLPANMETTILSGINFEYKGMTGWEVAGDHIYTAAGASDNDFMILTLVVPGFRPPQSLMADTENKEVARITFVFETICSVNCELYFMVGMQSRTNTPVETWKGSKGKQSYTYIIEENATTSFTWAFQRTVFHEASRKYTNDVAKIYSINVTNVIDGVASYCHPCALEASDVGSSCTSCPPGYYIDRDSGTCHSCPPNTILKAHQPYGVQACVPCGPGTKSNKIHSLCYNDCTFSRHAPTRTFNYNFSALPNTITLAGGPSFTSKGLKYFHHFTLSLCGNQGRKMSVCTDNVTDLRIPEGESGFSKSITAYICQAVIIPTEVTGYKAGVSSQPVSLADRLIGVTTDMTLDGITSPAELFHPESLGIPDVIFFYRSNDVTQSCSSGRSTTIRVRCSPQKTVPGSLLLPGTCSAGTCDGCNFHFLWESAAACPLCSVADYHAIISSCVAGIQKTTYVWREPKLCSGGISLPEQRVTICKTIDFWLKVGISAGTCTAVLLTVLTCYFWKKNQKLEYKYSKLVMNATLKDCDLPAADSCAIMEGEDVEDDLIFTSKKSLFGKIKSFTSKRTSDGFDSVPLKTSSGGPDMDP